From Mastacembelus armatus chromosome 9, fMasArm1.2, whole genome shotgun sequence:
ACAAAGTACAGTATTAAAGGGGTTAGGAGAAAGTATACATGTACTCAATAATAGATTACCCATAATCCACATAAATATCTAATGTTTCAATGTCCATGCCATTATGACAACATAGAGACCCACTAgtacaaaaaatgaaatggtcATCACTGTAACATGAAAAGTGTCATTAGCAAAAAGATCCCTTGTGGCGCAGTATCATCGTATATGAAATCTGACAATATCTGTCAAACTCCTCCTGTATTGGCCACACACATACTTCACACATCCAATCCTCCCCATTCTCTTCTCCAAAGCACTTTTCCTCCCACTTAACGTCTCAAACGCAGAGACGGAGAATTCAATGTGAGCAAGCACATTAGGAGGAATAACTAGTAAAAGAAAGTGAAGCCTCTTCAAAGTAGTGGCGTGCTAATAGCTGTGGGCTGTCACTAGTCCTGTGAGTGGGTATGGGAGATCTGCCTGCAAGAAGCCTGACAGATGTCTTGTGTGTATATGGCTGTGCACGTGCGTGCACATTGCATTGAAGCAGAGTGCCATCCGTATTACAGGGAAGAGGCTTGTTCCCTGGTAATTGGCTTGTTCAGAAGCCAGGAAGGAGCTcccagcagtgaggaggaaacACACGTCCTGTCACGTTGCTTGTTATTAGCAGGGACAAGGCTGAAAAGAGATGAGACAAGctctgtatgcatgtgtgtgtgagagagttcTTAACAGTCTCTAGGATGAGGGCATTTCGCTTTGCAACTCAAACCACTTCACCCAAGTGTCCCCCATCCTTATTGGGTGGCAACAGTGGAGGTTGACAGTCCTGGCTTGCATACGCCCCGGTCTCTTTCCCTCACGGTCTACTTTTGGAGGACAGTGTGCTGTCAGCAGCTCAGTTATCAATTCTAGGCCTCGGGCAGTGTGTGCCCTTGGAGTCCGACTTTCAAGAAACTTAATAATGCAATAATTGAAGTAATGGGGAAGTGCATGTCCAATGccacagcaagaaaaaaaaaaaaaaatacattacagtTTCTACCAAAAAGGCCATAGCAAAACCAAAGAATTCCCTACTATCTATCCGTcatcattattaaaatattagtgGAGATGATGTATTTTCAGGCTTTTCTTAAATCCAGAGATTGACTATTTATAGGTGTGGTCAGAAGAAATAAAGCCACAGTAATGACATAGTCAAATTGtttgataaaataaaagcaatgtgCAGAGCATGATTAAGCCGGCAGGAGGAAAATCTCAGTTTAATTACAGCTTTCCTTCTGCTAACAGCACTCACTGCCATGCAGCCAGCCGGCAAGTCAAACAGACATCTAACTAGTCGGCCAGTCACTCATCCTGTCAGCTTGGTATGGTTTGGACACCTGCCCTAATGCCATGCTGCCGGTTGGTGCTGAAGAAAGCCCACACCATCTTTCACACTATAGCAGCCTGAAGATGCAGTAAAACAGCCTAATCTGTTcattaaacagacaaaaagtaATGACAAAGGGGTCATGTGGTCTTTTTTTACCTTTCTTGTTGCCAACAGTGTTGAAAAAaggcagataaaacagaaatgaagccACTGATACCAATATTTCTCAACTGAGACCACAATTATATTTCCGCTATTGAAACTTAAGCCtgagaaaaatgttgttttcatgcTTTCTCACTTATTAAGGACTATGAATTACTGACAAGTATTCAAACAATAATTGTTGTTGATTTcttacataaaatatttaaattattttactgaGTCACATTAGCCTGTAACAACATAGACAGTTGTATTGAAAATGCTTATGGTGTGTCAGACTCATAAATGCTTTAACACAAAGATGTGCTAACTGATTACATGGATCTATGACTGAAAATATGTATAATACCATAAATTTAACCATAATAAATTGGGAAATATGATTTCCCTTAGGTTTCTGTTCTCAATTTATCACAGgctttgtcattttgatttcattctttcttttagGGTCAAAAGATTTTACATGCCCTTTGGCATTTCTTTATCTCACCCGTGCAGACTGCATTCCTTGTTTGATTCAGTTCCTCTAATGTCTGCgtcaaaaaaaagtaaatgctTAAAACTGTGAGCAAAGTAGAAAGAGAGCAGTTTTGGAGGGAAGAGGGGATCTGGTCAGTGCATGAACTAGTAGCCTTCACATGAACCTACTCCCTGGTGGTGCCTGCCCTTCTCCAGGCCAAGTACCTGCTGGTGGAACAGCAGATGTCTGATGTGGCATGtggagtgtgtgttgtgtgggaTTTAGTATGCGAGAAGGAAGAtcaagagaagaggagaagtgGGATGAAGGTTGAGAGCTGATGGTCATAAGGGAAGACAAAAAGGCCTGATGGGAGATCTTAGTCTATCTGTTGACTTCCTGTCCAAATGAGACTcagcactgtatgtgtgtgtatgtgtgagagtgtgtgagaggagGGGTCTAACCTCCCTTTGCACCCCTCCTGTCAGCCAGCACACACTGATAGGATCAGACCTGGGCATGACCCATCACATGCCAACTCTTCATGCTCCATCTGACCTCCATTTGCCTCTCTTTAGCTTCCCCTCAGTCCCTCCATTCATGCATCTTTACTCCTAACCCCCACACACTTTCGTTGTCTCTCCAGGTgttcctttgtttcttttcactcACATTTCTCATCGGATATGTATGTTTCACCCCTTTTACCATATGCTGTCTAGCCATAAATCTATGTGTGAAAACTTGACAATGGATGCTGAGTAGAGTGCTGGTTCAGTACTTATGTTATTTAAGGCAAAAGCCAacaaagacagcaaaaaaaaaattaaagactGTTACAACTAATTTATTTGAATGGCTAAAAGTGGCAATTGTTATACAGCTTCAGTAAAATCTGAGAAGTAGCATATATGCTGTTAAGTgcccatttttttttattaattggtGCCTTGGGCACTGTGCCTTAAATACACTGTTTTGAAGAAGCAACAAACACCACTATCTGGTTGTGCTACAGTCTAAAAAACAAGGTTTAGGTAACTGGACACATACATAGACTCAAGGTCTTCCCTACATAtctgcatatactgtatttttcagcTAAGTAAATAATGTTACAAGAGTGTGACCAAGAGAAAGAACTGCACAGGACTTCAACTATAGTGATGTTTCTCAGTGCAGTCCAGTTTatgacaatgaaatgaaaatgcacatGTAGGGTCAAAAATATGTTCAAGTtggttttaaatgtatttacactAAATTATTGGCCTCTATGCAACCCACATCTTTACATGATATTCCTTCAGGCTCTTGTTAAATGTACCAGCGAGAGTAACAGTGGTATAGACAGACAACTGTGTGTAACTGACCTGTAGCCAGTCCCCTGGCTTGTGCAGCTGTGGGAGGTGGGTTCAGTTCTGGGGTAAGCTCCACTCTGACTCTGAGCTAAACACCCCAGAACAGGCAGGTAGGACATCACCTGTCAGAAATCACATAGACATGCAAGGTTAGACACTGCCTTTACAATACAAAgggatgtttctgtctttagGGTACTAAAGATGCACAAAGACACTAAGTGAGGGAAAACCAGATGTTCTACTGCAACATAATACAACTGGTAAAGCACATCAGCAatcagcaaaaggaaaaaaaaaaaagctgtaatatAATCTATACCAGTTTTCATACTGTCAATATTACTAATGAGGAACATATGCAATTTTTGTGGTAATTCACcagtggaaaaaatatatatatatataaatatatatatttacatataaataaGTATAAAAATCGGTTCATCCCGCAGCGCCAGTTCTGCTTACCAAAAGTGGCCCACTAGGCGGCTCGCATTCCAACTAGTATATTTACAATAATCATTTTATATGCTAATGTAGTTAGTCTGTTCAATTATTTCATTAGTTGGATTTTTTACAAAcattgtgtatatgtatgtttttctgaattttcATTAGAGTATTTTACCAGAAGCACACACAAAGCAATTCAATTGTTCTAGTACTTAAATTGAAAATGGAGGCAGACTGAAGTCGTATATTAAACTTACATTTCATACATCATTATCTTCATGGCTTACTAAACAAAAGAGTACATCAGTGTTTGAATTATGCAAgtaagtgtgcatgtgtcaaATTACAAGAAAGTCTGTCAATGGCAAGATGCCTGTGGAATACAGAACTGATGAAAACAATGAGGTTTCTTGTGGCTAAGTAATGAGAACTCAAATcaagaacaagaaacaaacacccATGTACACACCATTTTCTTGAGAGAGAGAGGTTCATCTCCTAACGTGAACCCATTTCTGCAACAGAGATTCCTGAAAATGGCATCAGCCATCACCAGCTTTAGTCTGGTAGAGGAAACCCTGAGAACCAGTTCTGCCAGAACCACTGGGGACACATCTAcaagacaaagagagggaaaataTAACATACACTCCTGTCTATACACAAAATGAAAGATGCCTTGaccagacagacaaaacaatatGTCCATCAGGGAAACTAAAGGCAGGGAGAGACTGACAGCTAAGAGTAGATTTAAGAAGTCAGCTCAAATTGCCTCAGGAGATAGTCAACACTAATCTAACATCAGATGTTATGCTATGGTCAGAAATACAGCTGATTATGTATTTTGTAGAATGTACAGTAACCTGAGAGGTCACAGTGGAAATGGGCTATGGGATGAGAAGGCTTAGATACATAGGCTGGATGtatggggtgggggtggagcAGGGCAGGGCAGGGCTTTgacaggtctttttttttttttttctctgttacaGGCTTCCAGCTGTAGGAAATGGCAGAGCCTAGGCCAGTCAGTGAAAAATATGGCTGTAGATGAGAAGGCAGATGTGTGAGACTGGGTCAAAGTAAGTGTAAAAGTAGTTGAATGGACTTTAAACtctgtaaactgtaaaatgtgtATGGATTAGGACTGGGGTAAATATGACCACGAGGACTGGGTTGTTATCAAAGGTTTGGGGCATGTGGCAGGCCAGAGGTCTAGTAGATTTGAGCTAGCATAGTTCAGAGCTATTGTTGTGATAGCATAAGCAAACTAATGTGATCAGAGAGAAGGGTAAACATCTTTAAATGATTTTCAAGACAGAGTCGATTAAGATCTGAAGAACACAGCAATGCAACAACTGGGGTGCTGAAAAACTCCAAAGAGGAATAAGAACACAGATTGAACACTGGTTACTGACAGAAAGCATCAGATGAAGTTTGGCTGGGTTATCTGAAGTGTGTGGTGGCTAGGGCTGCATGCTGCTAACAAGTGGGTTAGTTGGTGGTTGCCAGCTAGTTATTGTTTTCTAACAGAGGTCCTGGCTTCATTAATTTGATCAAAGAGTGGGTTAGGCTGTGGGTGCAGGTAAAGAGAGAGGTGGTGGGTCCAATTCAACAAAACACCATTACTGAGAGGGTGCTCACCTGATGGCCCTGTAAACCCTGTGGAGAGTTGATGTACATTGTGCTGCTGGTTAATTGGTAATATTAGTAGGACAGTAAAAGGTGAGTAGAAAACATCTTAAGAGGTGATATAGTATGTCTCCAGATATTCAAGGCAGCATGAGAATCAGTGTGACCACAGGCATTTTAGGCTTGCACTCGTCTTCTTGCCACTGACTAAATTTAACCGTACCAGTGGGTCTTGGCCAACTGAACAGCCTACTTTTTTTTGGCCAAATACTGTAGTGGTGCCTATAAAATCACTGGATTGCATTTTGTGATAGGCTAGGGTTAGAGAATGGGGCTGCTTGCTGTGGGGCCCTGAAGATTTTTAGCCTCATACCCCCCTTTCAGGCCTCAGGGTGAGCACAATTTAATTTACATATGGAGCTTGCATAGGAAAGCACAACCATTCTTTAGACCATTCCATCATATGCTGTAGCCACTCAGTATTATTGTGTGACAGAACCAATTGTAATCATTCTAATAAATATTGTGATTAAATTAGTTAATGTAATTCACTAAAGGACAACATTCACAGACATATGTCACAGCAGAACTTTTAGAAGAACCAGAAACAGATATTCTTCCaattattcagtttttaattcATACCCTGGCTGATGACAGCAAAGTGCTCTGCTAGGTCTTTCAGGCCCTTTTCCACCAGGTTTTCGTTCAGTTTAAGGTGCTGCTGACACCAGAACTCCACCAGCACAGAAAGGATGTTCAGCAGGGTGTCTGCCAAATACAGGCTTGGGTTATCATTCTTCTGAGCGTAGTCCTTCAGTGGAGATAAACAATACCACACTTAGCATGCTCAAAGagtactttgttttgttttttttgggtcaGAACACACATCTGAGCCAATAGCCATTTTGTTGGGTGACAGAAGAAAAAGTTCCACACTATTTACCTTTTTGGCAGCCTGTACCAAGAGCTGGGTTAGTTGCTTTACAGCACAAGATAGCAGGGTGGAGCGCTCCCACACAGTCCAGAATGTTCCATAGAGCAAAGATCCTGATGCTGATGCCTGGGGGACTCCTGTTCCCTGAGGCAGTATATAATCCCTAAGCCAGTGAAGGGCAGGGGTGAATGTAGGAAGACCAGGTCACCTCATGTAATTTATAAAATTATGTATTGTAACAAAAATAGTGGAATAAACTTTTAATTTTGTAGTCATATTATATACAGGTAATTTGGTATTAACTCATTATTGACTATTATTTGACTGCTTAAATTAAAATGGTGGTTAATGAAGTATTAACATTATATCAGTGAGAATATCCCTCTACAGCCATGTTCATGCAACAAAGCTTAGGGCTCTGATGTTGAACCGGAAGGAGAAAAATACTtcataaacaaatcaaacaaaaatggAGGTCTCTATTGCCCACTGTGTATGCATCTATTGTACCCAGGGGTGATGGAGTGGAGCTCCCCTTGAAAGATCTTGAGGAAAATTGCCAGGAGGTCACTATGGAAATGTAACAATGTTGGCAGGGCAGGTCCAGGGAGTGGGTGACAAGTGGCTTCACTGGACAAGCAGTAACTAAAGAGAAACAGtaaagatgtgaaaatgactgACAGGTAACTAATTGTAAGTGTAAAATTCTTTGTGAAAATAATTGAACAGATTATGTCCTGTGACATAAGGCTTACCAAATGGCTGTCTCTAAAAGAGGCCACGGCCCCGTCTTACACCGAGGACACTGCAATAGCTgggcaaaatattttttcactaTGCTGGGTGCAAACCAGGGAGGGTTGGTAACAAGTAGATTATATATGACCTGGTCCAAATTTCTCAGGAAGAAAAATGTGGCATTACCCTGTGACATAATGAACACACAGCAGTTGAAATTCGAGTGGTTTGGATGTATGGATACACTGTAAGAAGTTAAAATCAGTAATGATTAGTCAAAGCTACAAACTTAATTAGCAGCTGATATTagtattaaacatattttttccaaCACTCTGTGGTTCCGCCTTCTCCAATGTGAGGATTGTTGCTGCTTTTATACATTTATCTTGGTGTTATTGAACACTTATACAGCTTCTGGTCATACCTGCTGTGCATATTCTAAGAGGGAGCTCAAATATGAAACTGGTGGCAGCAGGCCTGGGAACATATCACTTCTGATAGACTCCAAGGCTTCCATGAAGAGACCACACTCTATCATAGTTCCAACATGGCTAAAGTCAATTTCTGTTGCCTggaggaacaaaagaaaaatgatggaATGTTAGAGGTATATggaaaggaggagaaaacatGGCACTCAAAGAGATGAACagcagaaagagggaaaaaaagtgaGGGCAGAAGGGTAATAGAAATAGGAAGTGAATGGGCATCAAAAGTTCCTTGGGGTCATTTCTGACTGTCACTTATTGGCAAATAGCATATGGACTCCGAAAGTACAGAATGGAAATACATGAGCACTTATAATAGCAATCTGATGGAGATCCACTTGGGTAAGGTATGGACAGGACAGTGGAGCGAATTGTTAATAGGTCTGCCAATCAAAACTCTCAGATCAGCTGACAGTGGTGGTTAAATCAGTGACCTGAATATGATACGCCCTTGTTCTGGATGTCACTTTCCATTGAAATATATGACATAAAGGAAATTGAATGACCTGATCTTCCTGAtagcacacatttattttagaaatgtatAATAGTGATCACAGGTGGGGGAATGTGTATGCACATCTACCTGTGACTGTAGACAGTAAGGGTCATGGTAACCCAGAAATTCAATGAAGTACAGTCTCGGCCGGCCCTATAGTGAAAGACCCCATTAAAAAtgtcaagtaaaaaaaaagcagcaaatactACAAGCTATGCTTAAATGCttcttttcacagacaaaaaacaaacctcttGTTTGATGACATAATCTGTGAGTTCTGTCTCCAGAGCAGAGAAATCATCATCAACATAACTGGCCTTCTTTATCTCTGCTGAATGGTTATCGGTTATGCTGAAATTCATATCCACACAATTGCTCTGCCAAAGAAAAGGCAAGAACAGttttaaatttataaaaaatatacattttcatgtaaatattcttacatttaaaaatggttAAAGTAGTAGGTTAGAGCAACTAATCACAAGCAGAACAAATTCCTTTAAGCCTAGTTGCACAAATAACTGTGGACCACATGGAGCAGGGGTCAAAaaccctggtcctggagctccactgccctgcttgttttctaactatccctgcctttctAGTTCCTGATTGGCtaaacacctgatccaggtaatcagcagtgggtagaaAAGCAATCACTAGAAAGCAAGCAGGGCAGTAGATCTTGAACTTTGTCAGAGTGTAAAaattaaatagtaaaaataaacgAGAATAACACATGCCTGAATATCAAGGCCAGAACTCTTACAAAAATTTGACCTACCCCAAAGAGGTGCTGGACAATGTGGCTCACAGGGTAGCATGGAGCATTGTATAATTTCAGGTTCTCTGTAATGGAATTAGCCATGACATGAGTGACAGAGGCAtgtgagggaggagggaagTGGTATACTTTGGCCCTGCCTGCTTTTAGCAGCCTGTGAAAAGAATAATCTCTTTATTATCATAAAGTACTTTGCAACATGTAATCATACTTGGATTTCCTGTTGTGATTTGTGATAAAGCATTTTTGTCTGACATCTCACCGTTTAAACAGGGCTCTTCGAGTGGGCTCCTGCACCATTAGGAGGACGCTCCAGTCTTGGAAGGCCCCTGTCAGTCTCCCAGTGGCCACCTTCTCTCTCCACTGCCTGGCAGGGCAGAAGGTAGATGTACCCCCTGTGGAAATGGCCACCTCATAGGGTCCCTCTGGGAGCCAAGAACCATTCTTAACGCTGTCCAACGCATAGTCTGGAGTCACGACCCATTTTCCTGGTGAGGTGGTGTGTGGGCAGGGGGTGCAGTAGCAACATGACATGATTACACAAAAGTCAAACTAAAGACAAAATAGTGGTGTTGCATCAGTCTTGGATCTCCGAAATACAAGAGCTACTGAGAAGTGTTGAAAGTAGATCTGTTAGATGATCAGTTTTTAGAATCAGGATGATCAGATTTATTCTATTTGAACATCTGTCAACATTGTAATAACATGACTGACCTGCAGCACAGGCCGCCAAAAACTTCTCGCTGTACAAAACCTGAGGGATTATGAGGTGGGTGCAGGTGTGCCGATAGACCTGGAAGATAATAACcagcttttcatttcattatgagctgtattataaaaaaacaaataaaccaaaaaaagtTTCTAGCCTTGGTTGAGGTACATGTAATTTcccttgaaatgtttttgaaggACCTCTACTCACTGAGCCACCTATGTATCTCCCACCCAGCTGCTTGATTCCCTGCACCAACACTCTCTTCTTTTCACGGACCTTGATCCCTGAGATCTGGAACACATGTGTGCAGCTCTCCATCCTGCAGAGGAGACAGCATGGAGTTTAAATCTACTAGATGTAAACCGTCAAGTATGTCTATTTTCTTCTTTGATGAAAATGATGCTCCTCGACTAAACTTGATTTGTTTTCCCAAACACTAATCGATAAACAGGAAGATGAGCGCCAATGGCACTTTATGTCTGGGGCTGTCAGTTGATTGAGTCAGGTAATTACACAGATTGAGACTAATTACCTGcatgcaaataaaacaatatggATCTACACAAACTTTATGTCACATGAGTAGTTAATACCATTCCAGCTTTATAGACTCGGAGTTGACTAAATGACCAAAGATTTGCGTTGCTTCTTGTTTATTGATAGTATTCAGTTATCCCCAGCTGTCTTACAGCACAATTGGCTCATCAGGTGTCTTTGTCATATCGCGACGATGGCTCTGCGTCCTTCCGTACGACCCCGCCAAAACACGAACACCGACACCCAGAAAACGTTTTGTACCAGCGTTTGGCTGCTCCttccaaaaaatatatattcaccTGGCTCCGCAAACAAACGTACATGGAGACAATCAACAGTGTGAATAAATGCTCGTTAAATCCTTAATTACGTGGCTTCATCTCGCATCTACCATAATATTGATAGCTTCACGGTACAGCTATCGGCAATCTCAGAGTAGGGGAGATATTTCGTATTGTAATGGGGTTTGTACAGATTTGCTAAGTTTAAACTACTAACCCATCAACACAAAATGTGCCCAAtagtaataaaacattttttatgtaaacTGGTATTTAGTATTTGTGAAATTCATATATTAACCAGTAACTATGAAgttatccccccccccccgtttgGTTTGCCTGTTGGATTTTTCCATCGAGCGGACGTTTTCATTGAGATACTTCCGGGTTGTTGTCACGGACGCTTTCTGTCCCCGGAAATAGCCCAAATGTCTGTGTATCGCACAGCTATCATTGTTTAACAGGAACATGGTTTATTTTCTAAGGAGAGGCTTATTATAAAACTGCTCAGTGCAGCGTTTGGTTAACGTCTAGTTAGAGCGACATGTTAGCTCTCATCTCCGTGGTTTAGCTAGTTATGTTGTTAGTGGCATATTAAGTTGTCTTGATTCACAGTTTGGTTAGTGTCAAAAACAAGTGACTCCAGGAGACGGATATAAAGGCGCCTGTAAAAGGTAAGGTACGCAAATAATGACCGTGTTGTTGCTTAAAGTAACACCGAATCACTGCAGGTCTTTGTTAGTTACGTGGGTGAAATACgagcattttttaaaacctgCCAAAAATACAGTGGCTGTTATCTGTGCTATAAAGAGACTAGATGCTCATGTGATCTAAAACACTTGTACAATATGTGTCTGTTAACATGGCAAATGCAGGCCCTGCCAGGTCTCtacatttacaaacatgttttatggTTAACACCACAATACACTGGAAaagactacaaaaacaaaatattattaaatgacCAATGCTGAAATGTATATAACGCTAAGTCAAAATATTCTCAATTGAGATGGTTTgccacattttatatttttggcaTAGTTTTAATTGTGGATCTCAAAAATTATGATGGgcatttttatactgttttcTTACACTCTTGATGTGTCTCACTAATACGGCCAAACAAAATCATGTGAAGCAAGCCAAGGTTAAAAGCCTCTCAAGTCGCTCAGTGGTTTGCTTATAAAcatcaacatacagtataatgtgtAATTATATAATTTAAGTTGAATGTTAGTAACATGAGAATCATTTgagaataaaatgatttttgaaaCCCTAGTGCTAAAATAATTAGTTGCTAATGTGTTGATCAATAGACGTCAGCTGGGGTCTGCTAATTGGCATTGGgtatattttaataacatttgacATTGAACAGACTACAAGAATCATAACTGATAAAAGatttattaataatgaaaataaagttcCAGCCATATTGGGTAGTGTGCATCTTTGCAGTTTATGATGTATGATATATAATAACTCTTTGGCAGTTATGAAACATGACTGTGCAACTCTGTTTATGTGGTTGTTGTATATGTTAGTTCTACAATTTATAAATGTTTACAAAACTGAGTATTTCTGAAAGGTTTACTGAAACCATGACAGTTAAAATGCACTGAGGTGCACAATGTGGTCGTCTGTGACAATAGTGCTTTATTTATCATTGATTGTAATTGAGCCATTGCTCAGGGTACTTTAATACTGttaaatgatgatgattagtccacaaaacagcaacagcgAGCAATATCATAATTAAGTCATGTATTATTCATCCCGTCATTCCCATTGTTATGAAGATGCCAAGCTGTTAAGCTGCAATTTTCAATCTTACGCAACATTTTTCAAGAAGATATCATGCCCGCATATTCCCTGTAGTAAAGGAAAAAAGTGACCAATGCATTTTATATTGTACTGGCCACCGAGACTAAAGCTTATCACTAAACCAACAGAACTTATTGTAAATAAGAAAATCTGTCAAAACCAGTAGAGTATAACAGTAGAGTATAACAGGACCAAATGGTTGCACAGTAACAGTAAAGCAGCGTTCCCCCCTGGGCATACATGAGATGGTTCTCAGCAGTATAGAGATCTTAGAATATGCACctatttaatttattatgttTCCTTTACAGCAGACTGTGAGGTACCCTCTTTAAAATAATGTTGACTTTAACTTGTCATGCTCTAAGTGGCTTTAAAGTGGTGGCCTGGGGGACGCACTGCTAAATATTTCAGGACAAACTCATTACTGTAAATGGGCCTGCGTGTTAGCCTAGGTGGGGTAGACAGGCAGCAACAAGAGAGATAggacagtgatgtgtgtgtgggtacgtgtgtgtgactgtgtctcTTCCCCCTGTTCCAATAGCTGTGGAGTTGATGCCTCAAGCAGGCAGCATCTCAGTGCCTGGCCCACTTGTCCCTGCAACACTGAGAGACACACAGGGGCTTCTCTAACATCTGCTTTGTAAAGAGCTAATGACAAGACAGTGGAGACCGGATGATTTAAAGTATTGTACTAATGAGGCCCTGTGTGATGCCTGGAGaatcctgacacacacacacacacacacacttactgtacatgtacacactcaTGCTTAAGATAACAGATAATAAGTTGGCATCCA
This genomic window contains:
- the slf1 gene encoding SMC5-SMC6 complex localization factor protein 1 isoform X1, producing MTKTPDEPIVLMESCTHVFQISGIKVREKKRVLVQGIKQLGGRYIGGSVYRHTCTHLIIPQVLYSEKFLAACAAGKWVVTPDYALDSVKNGSWLPEGPYEVAISTGGTSTFCPARQWREKVATGRLTGAFQDWSVLLMVQEPTRRALFKRLLKAGRAKVYHFPPPSHASVTHVMANSITENLKLYNAPCYPVSHIVQHLFGSNCVDMNFSITDNHSAEIKKASYVDDDFSALETELTDYVIKQEGRPRLYFIEFLGYHDPYCLQSQATEIDFSHVGTMIECGLFMEALESIRSDMFPGLLPPVSYLSSLLEYAQQGNATFFFLRNLDQVIYNLLVTNPPWFAPSIVKKYFAQLLQCPRCKTGPWPLLETAICYCLSSEATCHPLPGPALPTLLHFHSDLLAIFLKIFQGELHSITPGDYILPQGTGVPQASASGSLLYGTFWTVWERSTLLSCAVKQLTQLLVQAAKKDYAQKNDNPSLYLADTLLNILSVLVEFWCQQHLKLNENLVEKGLKDLAEHFAVISQDVSPVVLAELVLRVSSTRLKLVMADAIFRNLCCRNGFTLGDEPLSLKKMVMSYLPVLGCLAQSQSGAYPRTEPTSHSCTSQGTGYRIQSSLVKETGQEKENIPKGFNRVNAAGETLLHRACKRNQVETVLQILALPGTDVNVRDHAGWTPLHEACNHGSTACVEALLRHHPTPVLNSQVGGVSPLHDALLNGNMDIAKMLLEYAGSVLLQQTDREGRTALDLVSTASQREELIYSAQVADSRKATMVLNLPLLEAGSSLLVNLISSYKQERGLPGYIHPSDNAHSLNYRLSRALGRHPFQKVTMGWTDQRAVRLVEDAEMLLKLDREGYLAQVPQVVKDCKGENTLFLMEILEGLKSQIEVLIADL
- the slf1 gene encoding SMC5-SMC6 complex localization factor protein 1 isoform X2 translates to MESCTHVFQISGIKVREKKRVLVQGIKQLGGRYIGGSVYRHTCTHLIIPQVLYSEKFLAACAAGKWVVTPDYALDSVKNGSWLPEGPYEVAISTGGTSTFCPARQWREKVATGRLTGAFQDWSVLLMVQEPTRRALFKRLLKAGRAKVYHFPPPSHASVTHVMANSITENLKLYNAPCYPVSHIVQHLFGSNCVDMNFSITDNHSAEIKKASYVDDDFSALETELTDYVIKQEGRPRLYFIEFLGYHDPYCLQSQATEIDFSHVGTMIECGLFMEALESIRSDMFPGLLPPVSYLSSLLEYAQQGNATFFFLRNLDQVIYNLLVTNPPWFAPSIVKKYFAQLLQCPRCKTGPWPLLETAICYCLSSEATCHPLPGPALPTLLHFHSDLLAIFLKIFQGELHSITPGDYILPQGTGVPQASASGSLLYGTFWTVWERSTLLSCAVKQLTQLLVQAAKKDYAQKNDNPSLYLADTLLNILSVLVEFWCQQHLKLNENLVEKGLKDLAEHFAVISQDVSPVVLAELVLRVSSTRLKLVMADAIFRNLCCRNGFTLGDEPLSLKKMVMSYLPVLGCLAQSQSGAYPRTEPTSHSCTSQGTGYRIQSSLVKETGQEKENIPKGFNRVNAAGETLLHRACKRNQVETVLQILALPGTDVNVRDHAGWTPLHEACNHGSTACVEALLRHHPTPVLNSQVGGVSPLHDALLNGNMDIAKMLLEYAGSVLLQQTDREGRTALDLVSTASQREELIYSAQVADSRKATMVLNLPLLEAGSSLLVNLISSYKQERGLPGYIHPSDNAHSLNYRLSRALGRHPFQKVTMGWTDQRAVRLVEDAEMLLKLDREGYLAQVPQVVKDCKGENTLFLMEILEGLKSQIEVLIADL